CTCTTACAAAATTCACAATGCCGCCCGCCTGAACCCCTGCGAAGTCCTTGATTACAAAATTCGCTATTCCACCTGCCTGAACTCCCTGAACCGAATCTAAGACACCGTTATAAATCCCCGCAGCCTGTACTCCCACTACCGACATTCCCACGAGATTGAAGATTCCAGCCGCCTGTACCCCCTTTGCATACTTCTTATTTATATTAAACAAGCCGCCCGCTTCCACTCCTTCAACACCTGCGGTATAACCCCCGAAGATATTAATTGAAAATTTGTTGATCACCTGTCCGCTTAACATACCATGAGAGCTTAGTCCGGGCGTGATGGAAGCCTGAACGGGGCTTTCGGCAATAAAGCCGGGAACGTTCAGCTCCTGGATCTTTTGTTTGTATGAAACCAGCAAACGCCCTATCGCTGTTCTTTCAGCGACGGAGGCGCCCTCTCCGGAAGCATGATCCGGATCGTCACGGGTACTGCCATCAGAGTTTACATCTACTGATGAAAGGATCAGCACAGTGGTGTCACGATAAAGCTCCTTACTTACAGTTAGGGCTATAGAGTGATTCCGCGTGTTGATTTTCATCTCAAAAGAACCATCAGCCTCTGTCAGGGCAGACCGCAGCAGCTTTTTTTCGTAAACACTGGCTTTCGCTATCTTTTCGCCGGTACGATCATCTATGACAAAACCGCTGATTCGATAAACGCCCCTGTTGCTTTCAACCTTATCTGTGATTAATGACAATCTTAAAGGAGCATAACGCAGAATGATAAAGCCGGCCGCTTCCTTATATTCAAAACGACCAGCGAACAACATGTCGAGGATGTCTTTTATAGTCTGATTGCTGACTGAAAGGCTAATGAGGCTATCCCGGGGAACGATGCTGCTGTTATATGAAAAGCTAAATCCGCACTTCTGACCTATCCGGTCGAGCACATTTTCCAATGGCAGATGATGTGCCTCAACCGAAATTTTCCGGTAAAGCAGTCCCTGTGCATTCAATTGCTTTTGGGGAAATAAAAGAACTGTCAGTAATAAGAGAAGGGTTATCACTAACCCTTTATTTTGGAACATAAATATATTTCTATTTAAGGGTGATCCTCCGCCCCTCACGCTCTACCTCTGCATTAAATGTGACACTAAGTACTGTAAGAATATCTTCGAGACTTTTATTGTTAAGCGTAGTACTAATTTTCGAGCCTTCAAGTTCTTTATTAGCAATAAAAATCTCAACATTATAAGCATCACTCACTGCTGCTGTTAATTCGGGCAGAGGCGTATTGTGACAAATGAATTCCCTGTTCGAATAGGAATGATACAATGTACTTGTATTAATCCCCTTTGAGAGAACTCCGTTTTTGCCGGTTGTAGCTTTCTCGCCTGCTTTTAACTCTACCCGGTCGTTATTTTTAAAGACCCTGACAATTCCCGATTCTACAATCACTTCAGTTTTTTGATGACGGCTTTTTATATTAAAAGACGTTCCG
The window above is part of the Arcticibacter tournemirensis genome. Proteins encoded here:
- a CDS encoding STN and carboxypeptidase regulatory-like domain-containing protein, with product MFQNKGLVITLLLLLTVLLFPQKQLNAQGLLYRKISVEAHHLPLENVLDRIGQKCGFSFSYNSSIVPRDSLISLSVSNQTIKDILDMLFAGRFEYKEAAGFIILRYAPLRLSLITDKVESNRGVYRISGFVIDDRTGEKIAKASVYEKKLLRSALTEADGSFEMKINTRNHSIALTVSKELYRDTTVLILSSVDVNSDGSTRDDPDHASGEGASVAERTAIGRLLVSYKQKIQELNVPGFIAESPVQASITPGLSSHGMLSGQVINKFSINIFGGYTAGVEGVEAGGLFNINKKYAKGVQAAGIFNLVGMSVVGVQAAGIYNGVLDSVQGVQAGGIANFVIKDFAGVQAGGIVNFVRGEFSGVQAGGLLNFDLGSVKGIQAAGLMNISGNHTAGLQVAGLMNAAGQNMAGMQVSGTLNIAGGDMRGAQIGVVNFARHQKGFQFGLLNVADTSSGASVGLINIVRKNGLHSVSVSSNEMFTWNLLIKTGTPKFYTIIHGARNMGGWGFGKQYQLSNRLFLSPELVGLYLYQGSWDYTNTITRFNMNLTCKVHKLLSVFAGPSVNVLYSDQDKKVDGYSLITERIKMSRSSKNDKLYHWIGWSAGISVTPFTK